In Acropora muricata isolate sample 2 chromosome 11, ASM3666990v1, whole genome shotgun sequence, one DNA window encodes the following:
- the LOC136890010 gene encoding uncharacterized protein — protein sequence MVAIFSILVIFWIQGRAVCDELYPISVVEDIAQNQPEWSSDDYIEPLEGQSYDQEFLASSSLPMDDIDLNAINWMRKEIVIPYKFEKADKKDMWKKQPNFRNDLGEQKFIDRANEVEKFFQRNNNWKRTKTNRKFRTPESCLSLLYITAARYLYVIHVLYDLSNKMKNNEMSKLIPCSETPGNKIIIPDSGVCYPVPYGTASCTSDYDVGLVGIAAGNLTEAFNNYFQERFGEPSEIVFDTNVYAFTLEFSMPFLFSGLPRGLADNIARKEEMMEFKMQELASAYYKVFKYNEAFFEKMVKGARDAMAENSRNHLNEWLNIFRLLNDSDPLRGDDDKIRKNHNEKYQSFVKTMSDKGEYQPDFLGTVAQALLYAAEAYHTRGAIRHVVGGTQMKVVDTFTELSTNDLWVSMIENWGETIKEYERCQAKPVEVCFLKMSKYMWRMFHAIILVLRFIPAQANPTLLHFGKVFADPEYVLNIWLDYKEGKTAANDTKVIKFLEQLNCNEEVIGQPLSRTCISKINDEVNKYNKKLAATVPDLPAK from the exons atggtggccattttcagcATCTTGGTCATCTTTTGGATTCAAGGACGAGCG GTGTGTGACGAACTCTATCCGATATCGGTAGTCGAGGACATTGCCCAAAACCAGCCCGAATGGTCTTCAGATGATTACATTGAGCCTCTCGAAGGACAATCGTATGACCAGGA ATTTCTAGCTTCAAGTTCTCTTCCCATGGACGACATCGACCTAAATGCCATCAACTGGATGAGAAAGGAAATCGTGATCCCCTACAAGTTTGAAAAAGCTGACAAGAAAGatatgtggaaaaaacagcccAATTTCAGGAACGATCTTGGAGAACAAAAGTTTATTGACAGAGCGAATGAAGTCGAGAAGTTCTTTCAGCGAAACAACAATTGGAAACGTACAAAAACGAACAGAAAATTCCGCACACCAGAAAGCTGTCTCAGTCTTCTGTACATTACTGCTGCGAGGTATCTCTACGTAATTCATGTTCTATACGATCTGTCTAACAAAATGAAGAATAATGAGATGTCTAAATTAATTCCTTGTTCGGAGACACCAGGCAATAAAATCATAATCCCTGATTCCGGTGTTTGTTACCCGGTACCATACGGAACCGCGTCTTGCACCTCGGACTACGATGTTGGACTCGTCGGAATTGCTGCTGGTAATTTAACGGAGGCTTTTAACAACTATTTTCAAGAAAGATTTGGGGAACCCTCGGAGATTGTTTTTGACACCAATGTATACGCGTTCACCCTGGAATTCTCCATGCCTTTCTTGTTCTCCGGGCTGCCACGTGGCCTGGCTGACAATATAGCCCGAAAGGAAGAAATGATGGAGTTCAAAATGCAGGAATTAGCTAGTGCATACTACAAGGTCTTCAAGTACAACGAGGCTTTCTTCGAAAAAATGGTGAAAGGAGCTAGGGATGCAATGGCTGAAAACTCTAGGAACCACTTGAACGAGTGGTTAAACATCTTTAGGCTCTTGAATGACAGCGATCCACTGAGAGGCGATGACGACAAGATCAGAAAAAATCATAATGAGAAATACCAATCCTTTGTGAAAACGATGTCCGATAAAGGCGAATACCAACCAGATTTTTTAG GTACTGTTGCCCAGGCCCTACTCTACGCCGCGGAAGCGTATCACACTAGAGGCGCCATACGGCACGTGGTGGGAGGCACGCAAATGAAGGTTGTGGATACATTCACCGAACTTTCCACCAACGACTTGTGGGTGTCCATGATTGAAAACTGGGGAGAGACCATCAAAGAATATGAGCGTTGTCAAGCCAAACCTGTGGAGGTATGCTTTCTGAAGATGAGTAAGTACATGTGGAGAATGTTCCATGCCATAATCTTGGTACTTCGCTTCATTCCCGCTCAAGCCAACCCTACACTACTGCACTTTGGGAAAGTGTTTGCCGACCCTGAATACGTGTTGAATATCTGGCTTGACTACAAGGAAGGAAAGACTGCCGCTAACGACACGAAAGTGATAAAGTTTCTAGAGCAGTTAAATTGCAACGAAGAAGTCATTGGTCAGCCACTGTCCCGAACATGTATATCAAAGATAAACGACGAAGTTaacaaatacaacaaaaaattgGCGGCTACAGTGCCCGACCTGCCTGCCAAGTGA
- the LOC136890093 gene encoding uncharacterized protein: MVAIFSILVIFWIQGRAVCDELYPISVVEDIVQNQPEWSSDDYIEPLEGQSFDQGILAQNSLQRDDPDLEDLKWMETEIVMRYKFEKVDQKDLWKNQPNFEQDLGKPHFIAAANRVEKFFKRNNDWTHTKENSKFRTKASCLNLLYITAARYLFVTHVLYDLYNKITNGKFQLSPCSKGKPIIIPGSSVCYPEPYGTASCTSDYDVGLIGIAAGNLTEAFNNYFQDIGGFGKPSELVFDTNVYAFTLEFSMPFLFSGLPGGLADNIARKEKTAKFKMQELASAYYKVFKYNPDFFNKMVQGARENMNSEVAKNSKLQLNAWLKIFSDLNNDVSMTGDGDHVKLRTDHNNKYQSFVKTMSVKKKYQPEFLGIVARALIYAAEAYHTRGAIRHVVGGTQMEVVNMATELSTNDLWVSMIENWGETNKEYEHCVTKPVADPVEVCFLKMSKYMWRMFHAMKLVRGAIPPQARPGLVHFGEAFADPEYAMRMWLDFKKQGKNAIPKHKNKVLEFLRQFKCKNAVIGQPLSPTCISKINDEVNEYNKKLAATVTDQPAKRPWRP; this comes from the exons atggtggccattttcagcATCTTGGTCATCTTTTGGATTCAAGGACGAGCG GTGTGTGACGAACTCTATCCCATATCAGTAGTCGAAGACATTGTCCAAAACCAGCCCGAATGGTCCTCAGACGATTACATTGAGCCTCTCGAAGGACAATCGTTTGACCAGGG AATTCTAGCTCAAAATTCTCTTCAGAGGGACGACCCCGACCTAGAAGACCTCAAATGGATGGAAACGGAAATCGTGATGCGCTACAAGTTTGAAAAGGTCGACCAGAAAGATTTGTGGAAAAATCAGCCCAATTTCGAGCAAGATCTTGGAAAACCACACTTTATTGCCGCAGCAAATCGAGTCGAGAAGTTCTTTAAGCGAAACAACGATTGGACACATACAAAAGAAAACAGTAAATTTCGCACAAAAGCTAGCTGTCTCAACCTCCTGTACATTACGGCTGCGAGGTATCTCTTCGTAACTCATGTTCTATACGATCTATACAACAAAATCACAAACGGGAAGTTTCAATTGAGTCCTTGTTCGAAGGGGAAACCAATTATAATCCCTGGTTCCAGTGTTTGTTACCCGGAACCATACGGAACCGCGTCTTGCACCTCAGACTACGATGTTGGACTCATCGGAATTGCTGCTGGTAATTTAACGGAGGCTTTTAACAACTATTTTCAAGACATTGGCGGATTTGGGAAACCCTCAGAGCTTGTTTTTGACACCAATGTATACGCGTTCACACTGGAATTCTCCATGCCTTTCTTGTTCTCTGGGTTGCCGGGTGGCCTGGCTGACAATATAGCCCGAAAGGAAAAAACGGCGAAGTTCAAAATGCAGGAATTAGCTAGTGCATACTACAAGGTGTTCAAGTACAACCCGGATTTCTTCAATAAAATGGTGCAAGGAGCTCGGGAAAATATGAATTCGGAGGTGGCTAAGAACTCTAAGCTCCAGTTGAACGCGTGGTTAAAGATCTTCAGTGATTTGAATAACGACGTTTCAATGACAGGCGATGGCGACCATGTCAAGCTTAGAACAGATCATAATAACAAATACCAATCCTTTGTGAAAACGATGTCCGTTAAAAAGAAATACCAACCAGAGTTTTTAG GTATTGTCGCCAGGGCCCTAATCTACGCCGCAGAAGCGTATCACACTCGAGGCGCCATACGGCACGTGGTGGGAGGCACGCAAATGGAGGTTGTGAATATGGCCACCGAACTTTCCACCAACGACTTGTGGGTGTCCATGATTGAAAACTGGGGAGAGACCAACAAAGAATATGAGCATTGTGTAACCAAACCTGTGGCCGACCCTGTGGAGGTATGCTTTCTGAAGATGAGTAAGTACATGTGGAGAATGTTCCATGCCATGAAGTTGGTACGAGGCGCCATTCCCCCTCAAGCCAGACCTGGATTGGTGCACTTTGGGGAAGCGTTTGCCGACCCTGAATACGCGATGAGGATGTGGCTTGACTTCAAGAAGCAAGGAAAGAATGCTAtcccaaaacacaaaaataaagTGTTAGAGTTTCTGAGGCAgttcaaatgcaaaaatgcagtcaTTGGTCAGCCACTGTCCCCGACATGTATATCAAAGATAAACGACGAAGTTAACGAATACAACAAAAAATTGGCGGCTACAGTGACCGACCAGCCTGCCAAGCGACCGTGGCGCCCTTAA
- the LOC136889682 gene encoding 11-beta-hydroxysteroid dehydrogenase 1-like isoform X2, translating into MVGFAKICAFFAAFTVLVAILIACYTRETFDPESLRGKKVVICGASTGIGEELAYQYSKLGARVLLVARREAELQKVVSQCGKLGAVTANYIVADLSTLEGAKHLAAETNKLFDGLDVLVLNHIMGIYELWNENTDLSKLPQLFAVNTISYINIATLFLPQLKKTNGTIAVVSSFAGVVPVPRTGPYCGTKHALHGFFGSLRQDLALQGHKGISITTCVLGLISTKNARKAVLQHPVGKGVKAQPVDECAVSVVKGIALKKRQMYFPWFLSFVETVHFFFPNFVESIIQVASNEKPMQDMWDW; encoded by the exons ATGGTCGGGTTCGCGAAGATTTGCGCGTTCTTTGCAGCGTTCACAGTTCTTGTAGCTATTTTGATTGCATGTTACACCAGGGAAACTTTCGATCCTGAATCTCTGCGAGGCAAGAAGGTGGTCATTTGCGGAGCATCCACTGGTATTGGCGAAGAATTAGCTTATCAGTACTCGAAACTTGGCGCTCGAGTCTTGTTGGTTGCAAGACGCGAGGCGGAGCTTCAGAAAGTTGTATCGCAATGTGGAAAACTTGGTGCTGTAACCGCAAACTACATTGTAGCTGATCTGTCTACTCTAGAGGGAGCCAAACATTTAGCAGCA gaaacaaacaaattatttgACGGACTGGATGTCTTAGTTCTAAATCACATCATGGGTATTTATGAACTGTGGAATGAAAACACTGATCTCAGCAAACTGCCGCAGCTTTTTGCCGTCAACACCATTAGCTACATCAACATTGCAACTCTGTTTCTTCCGCAACTTAAAAAGACCAACGGTACCATTGCTGTAGTCTCATCTTTTGCTGGAGTTGTACCTGTGCCAAGAACTGGGCCTTACTGCGGTACCAAACATGCTCTTCATGGATTCTTTGGAAGCTTGCGGCAAGATCTTGCTCTTCAAGGTCATAAGGGAATTTCCATAACAACTTGTGTCTTGGGGTTGATCTCTACTAAGAATGCCCGCAAGGCAGTGTTGCAGCATCCAGTGGGAAAAGGTGTCAAGGCTCAGCCTGTGGATGAATGCGCTGTTTCAGTGGTCAAAGGCATTGCTCTTAAGAAACGACAAATGTATTTTCCTTGGTTTCTAAGTTTTGTTGAGACAgtccatttcttttttccaaaCTTTGTGGAGAGCATAATTCAAGTGGCATCTAATGAAAAACCAATGCAAGATATGTGGGACTGGTAG
- the LOC136889682 gene encoding 11-beta-hydroxysteroid dehydrogenase 1-like isoform X1, whose protein sequence is MVGFAKICAFFAAFTVLVAILIACYTRETFDPESLRGKKVVICGASTGIGEELAYQYSKLGARVLLVARREAELQKVVSQCGKLGAVTANYIVADLSTLEGAKHLAAETKRLFGATDILILNHASFPHDFWNEDADLSKVPFHFAVNTISYINIATLLLPGLKKTNGSIVVVSSFAGVVSPPNFAIYSGSKHALHGFFNSFRQDLSLKGHKGVSITLCILGAISTKNAHERAKSLNIQNGTLLFETVDECALAIIQGAALRRREIYFPWFLNIFETVHFCFPNLFESVIQVMVNEKPVGDVLTW, encoded by the exons ATGGTCGGGTTCGCGAAGATTTGCGCGTTCTTTGCAGCGTTCACAGTTCTTGTAGCTATTTTGATTGCATGTTACACCAGGGAAACTTTCGATCCTGAATCTCTGCGAGGCAAGAAGGTGGTCATTTGCGGAGCATCCACTGGTATTGGCGAAGAATTAGCTTATCAGTACTCGAAACTTGGCGCTCGAGTCTTGTTGGTTGCAAGACGCGAGGCGGAGCTTCAGAAAGTTGTATCGCAATGTGGAAAACTTGGTGCTGTAACCGCAAACTACATTGTAGCTGATCTGTCTACTCTAGAGGGAGCCAAACATTTAGCAGCA GAAACAAAGAGGTTGTTTGGTGCAACAGACATCTTAATTCTTAATCATGCTTCATTCCCTCATGATTTCTGGAACGAGGATGCTGATCTTAGCAAAGTCCCTTTCCACTTTGCTGTTAACACAATCAGTTACATCAACATTGCTACCTTATTGCTTCCCGGACTCAAGAAGACGAACGGCAGCATTGTTGTGGTGTCTTCCTTTGCTGGAGTGGTCTCACCACCAAACTTTGCGATTTACTCTGGAAGTAAACATGCTCTTCACGGATTTTTCAACAGTTTTAGACAGGATTTATCTCTAAAGGGACACAAAGGAGTGTCAATAACCCTTTGTATTCTTGGCGCCATCAGTACTAAAAATGCCCATGAAAGAGCAAAAAGTCTAAATATCCAAAATGGAACTCTACTCTTTGAGACAGTAGATGAATGTGCATTAGCTATCATTCAGGGAGCTGCATTGCGCAGAAGGGAAATTTATTTTCCGTGGTTCCTCAACATATTTGAAACTGTACATTTTTGCTTCCCAAATTTGTTTGAGAGTGTTATTCAAGTCATGGTTAACGAAAAACCTGTGGGGGACGTGTTGACTTGGTGA
- the LOC136889681 gene encoding bis(5'-adenosyl)-triphosphatase enpp4-like, with translation MLFLKLSLSALFIDLILGGHARGKGTVILVSFDAFRWDYLDMNRTNTKYFNAVIANGVRAKYVYNVFPTMTFPNHYTLVTGQYPESHGIISNDMFDPTLNDSFSMSTNHTRWWNTFAEPIWITNQKQGHKSGLCYWPGYDVEYHGITPSFTTSGYAYDKPFVSQGNIMPWRMRVDLVVKWLKEEDPPSFIAMYFDSPDEAGHCCGPDSVNVTDEIRKCNNITGYLLEQLKRERLLDNVNLIITADHGTAAYNYSTVINFAEILSPEDKVWTEGYAYFLLHPSNVTKTYDKLKELEKKKSHFTVYLKENLPENLHFKHSSRIPEIVVIMEDHWVANTMNLPVPETLDTKGTHGWPPSVASMRPFFIAQGPAFKGGYKTGPIQMIDIYPLICYLLGIQPELNNGSLDRISHLLESPPSLSNEYQLTTGEIVALVIGLSIGITVCMYAVIMTSRSRHNLRNPDRAGEVDVPLIDGELYGDREDDNVL, from the coding sequence atgctgtttttgaagCTTTCACTTAGTGCTTTATTCATAGATTTGATATTGGGAGGCCATGCAAGAGGGAAAGGGACTGTGATCTTAGTTTCATTCGATGCTTTTCGGTGGGATTATCTCGACATGAACAGAACAAACACTAAGTACTTCAACGCCGTCATTGCCAACGGAGTTCGAGCTAAATACGTCTACAACGTGTTTCCGACAATGACGTTCCCAAATCATTACACCCTTGTAACTGGGCAGTATCCCGAGAGCCATGGAATTATATCTAATGATATGTTTGATCCAACTTTAAACGATTCCTTCTCTATGAGTACAAACCATACGCGATGGTGGAATACATTCGCGGAACCAATATGGATCACAAACCAAAAGCAGGGACATAAAAGTGGTTTGTGTTACTGGCCCGGCTACGATGTTGAATATCACGGAATAACCCCTTCGTTCACGACAAGTGGGTATGCTTACGACAAGCCTTTTGTTAGCCAAGGGAACATTATGCCTTGGAGAATGCGAGTAGATTTGGTCGTGAAGTGGTTAAAAGAAGAAGATCCTCCATCTTTTATTGCTATGTACTTCGACTCTCCGGATGAAGCTGGACATTGCTGCGGCCCGGATTCCGTGAACGTCACGGACGAAATAagaaaatgtaataatattacTGGCTACTTGTTGGAACAATTAAAAAGGGAAAGATTACTTGATAATGTCAATCTCATTATCACAGCCGATCATGGGACAGCAGCGTACAATTACTCCACTGTAATCAACTTTGCAGAGATCTTAAGCCCAGAGGATAAAGTGTGGACTGAAGGATATGCCTACTTCCTTCTGCATCCCTCAAATGTAACTAAAACTTATGACAAGCTCAAAgaactggaaaagaaaaaatcgcACTTTACCGTGTATCTCAAGGAAAATCTCCCTGAAAATCTTCACTTTAAACACAGCTCACGCATACCTGAAATTGTCGTAATTATGGAAGACCATTGGGTTGCAAATACAATGAATCTTCCTGTTCCTGAAACCCTTGATACAAAAGGAACTCATGGATGGCCTCCTTCTGTAGCTTCAATGCGTCCATTCTTTATTGCTCAGGGCCCAGCTTTTAAAGGAGGTTATAAAACTGGTCCAATTCAAATGATTGACATATACCCACTTATTTGTTATTTACTTGGCATTCAACCAGAACTAAACAATGGGTCCTTGGACCGTATTTCTCATTTGCTTGAATCGCCCCCATCATTATCAAATGAATATCAATTAACCACTGGTGAGATCGTTGCTTTGGTCATCGGATTGTCAATTGGTATCACAGTTTGCATGTATGCTGTTATCATGACATCCAGAAGTCGGCATAATTTAAGAAATCCTGATAGAGCTGGGGAAGTTGATGTGCCTCTAATAGACGGAGAACTTTACGGTGATCGAGAAGATGACAATGTGCTTTAA